One genomic segment of Marinitoga piezophila KA3 includes these proteins:
- a CDS encoding ABC transporter substrate-binding protein, with the protein MKKFLVGFIAVLLLVSSVFAASNDLEIFSWWTGGGEEEGLLALFHRFNEIYPNINIINAAVAGGAGTNAKAVLKTRMLGGNPPDSFQVHAGMELTDTYVIPGLMEPLTQYLKDWGVYNKFPKDVMNICSYQGEVYSIPVNVHRGNVVFYNKKIFRKLGLTKEPTTWSEFFAALKKAQEAGYIPLALGDKNKWTTTHLFENIMLSTFGPEGYKGLFTGKTSFDSPELEMSFVILERLIPYFNRDHSALTWQDASRLVFEGKALFNVMGDWAEGYYKTLGWKPGVDFGWFAVPGTADAFMFISDTFGLPKNAPHRENALKWLKFISTKEAQDIFNPIKGSIPARIDADKSKYDVYLTWSMNDFSKVAVVPSIIHGSAAPEGFVTTLNDTLNRFLVKKNVSSALRDIMWAAEDQGYLTE; encoded by the coding sequence ATGAAGAAGTTTTTAGTAGGTTTCATTGCTGTATTATTATTGGTAAGTAGTGTATTTGCAGCATCTAATGATTTAGAGATTTTTAGTTGGTGGACCGGTGGAGGAGAAGAAGAAGGTTTATTAGCCTTGTTCCACAGATTTAATGAAATATATCCAAACATAAATATCATCAATGCAGCTGTAGCAGGTGGCGCAGGTACTAATGCAAAAGCAGTTTTAAAAACAAGAATGCTCGGTGGTAACCCTCCAGATTCATTCCAGGTACATGCTGGTATGGAATTAACAGATACATATGTAATTCCTGGATTAATGGAACCATTAACACAATATTTAAAAGACTGGGGCGTATATAATAAATTCCCAAAAGATGTTATGAATATTTGTAGCTATCAGGGAGAAGTATATTCTATACCTGTAAATGTTCATAGAGGAAATGTTGTATTCTATAACAAAAAAATATTCAGAAAATTAGGTTTGACAAAAGAACCAACAACATGGTCAGAATTTTTTGCAGCATTAAAAAAGGCTCAAGAAGCAGGATACATTCCTCTTGCCTTAGGAGATAAAAATAAATGGACAACAACACATTTATTTGAAAACATAATGCTTTCAACATTTGGACCTGAAGGATATAAAGGATTATTCACAGGAAAAACATCTTTCGATTCTCCAGAATTAGAAATGTCATTTGTTATCCTTGAAAGATTAATTCCATACTTCAATAGAGACCATTCAGCATTAACATGGCAGGATGCTTCAAGACTTGTATTTGAAGGAAAAGCTTTATTTAACGTAATGGGTGACTGGGCAGAAGGTTATTATAAAACATTAGGTTGGAAACCTGGCGTAGACTTTGGTTGGTTTGCAGTACCAGGTACAGCAGATGCATTTATGTTTATTTCAGATACATTTGGACTACCAAAGAATGCACCACATAGAGAAAATGCTTTAAAATGGTTAAAATTCATCTCAACAAAAGAAGCTCAGGATATCTTCAATCCAATTAAAGGTTCTATCCCTGCAAGAATTGATGCAGATAAATCAAAATATGATGTTTACTTAACATGGTCAATGAATGATTTCTCAAAAGTTGCAGTTGTTCCATCAATTATTCACGGTTCAGCAGCACCAGAAGGATTTGTAACTACATTAAACGATACATTAAACAGATTCCTTGTTAAAAAGAACGTATCTTCTGCTTTAAGAGATATTATGTGGGCTGCAGAAGACCAGGGATATCTCACTGAATAA